Genomic segment of Vicinamibacteria bacterium:
TCGGGAGCTGCTCGCCGACGACCACGTCAAGAGGGCGTATCTCGGGCTTTGAGCAAGAGGCCGAGCTCCGGACGGTGTCGTGCCCGAAGCCGAAGAGGATCTCGACCGTAACCGCGTCTCCGAGGGGTGGCTCGCCCTTCTCCTGGGTTCGCTGTCGCGGCCGGGGGGCGCCGGCTTTTTCGGTGCTTGCACCGGGACCCCTCGGGGGGCATGATTCCAGGCCAATGGACGACGAATCCGATCTCGTTTACCTGGCGGCCGGGCCCCTGGGAGCGATCCTCCTGGGGATGGCCTTCTTCCCCTGGCGTGGGATCACCAACGCATCGAATTTCACATTCGCCTTCCTGGCCCTCACGATCTTGGTCGCGGAATACGGGGGCCGCCGGGCGGCCGTCGCCACCGCCCTGACCTCCACCCTGAGCCTGGACTTCTTCCTGACCCAGCCCTACCTGAGGCTGGAAATTGCCAACAAGGACGATGTCATCGCCTTCGTCGGCCTGGCCGCTTCCGGCCTCATCGCGGCCGCTTTCGGCTCCCAACGGGGTGAGCGGATCACCGCGCTGCGTCGCGCGCGCGCACACATGGAGGCCATCCACTCCGTCCTCCGTCGCCTAGAGAGCACCGATCCTCAGGAGCGGGTGCTAACGGAGATCGCCTCCGTGCTCCGCGTCGGGTTTCCGCTTTCCGCGGTGGTGGTTCGCAACGAAAGAGGACAGGTGGTGGCCTTTTCGGGATCGGCCACGCCCACGCCGGCGGCCCATCTCCTCCGGTCCGACGACCTCCTCTCTGGCGGGGAGCCGCCCGAGGCCCCCGGACGCATCCGCCTCCCGTTCCCGTCCGACGGTGGTCGGCTCGATCTCTACTTCCGGGACCGCCACACGGGGGCCCTCGAGATCTGGGGCAACGGGGTGGCCGCCTTGCCTGAGGAGCGTCACGTCCTGAAGGACGCGGCGCGAATCGTAGGTGCGATCCTGGGCGCCCCCGACCACGTGCAACCCTCTAGTGATCTGACCGCGAGCGCCTCCGCCCCCCTTCGCTCCTG
This window contains:
- a CDS encoding DUF4118 domain-containing protein, producing MDDESDLVYLAAGPLGAILLGMAFFPWRGITNASNFTFAFLALTILVAEYGGRRAAVATALTSTLSLDFFLTQPYLRLEIANKDDVIAFVGLAASGLIAAAFGSQRGERITALRRARAHMEAIHSVLRRLESTDPQERVLTEIASVLRVGFPLSAVVVRNERGQVVAFSGSATPTPAAHLLRSDDLLSGGEPPEAPGRIRLPFPSDGGRLDLYFRDRHTGALEIWGNGVAALPEERHVLKDAARIVGAILGAPDHVQPSSDLTASASAPLRS